The Ictalurus punctatus breed USDA103 chromosome 17, Coco_2.0, whole genome shotgun sequence sequence GCAACAGAAGAGCGTTTTGTTGTGCTAAAACTCGTGGCGCCAACTTTCACTCAAAACGCGCGAAGCTTGGTGCTACTTCCTGTCAGTTGTGTCACTACCGGAAATGCGTAAACCCGTGTCACTGACCACAGCGTGTGCGTTTTCTTTTCAATCCAAAATATTGGTATTGtataaatacaagcaaaaaagaaagaaagaaagaaagaaagaaagaaaatggcatTTAACACACATGCGGTTTCCTGGTTTCATTTAGCATAAAATCACCCAGATATTATGGCGACTGCGTCAGATGTCACGTAAATAAACCCACGTGTTCAAACGTGTAACTGACTAAATCCGGCAAAACACCCCagggattattttttaaatccgcGAGACTGAGGTTATAATGTTCGTATAATACTTATAATACGCATTCCCTCTCTcgctcgtgtgtgtgtttgtgttttaacaGTTCTTCCTACCTTGTCAGTCTGACATACCGTAACGCGCATTTATCCGTCTTCACAAAacaatactgcaaagaagctattttgttttattttgtctacttttattacCGTGACCTTCACAGAAAATGCTTCCAGCAGAAAACTACAGAAGCATATTTTGGTAGTGATAATTTGTCTTCTCAGAAAATGCTTCCAGCATAAAACTATAGGtagtatataatattttaataggTTATATGTTAAGTTCTCTGTCCGATACcagtcagaaccagaatttGGACCCTGCACTGGCTGGTTTCCTCTCGTCCGAGTTCGGGAAGAAGTCACACTGACACCAAAATTAAttgaaagcttcttagtttaatgatACAGAAAGCATATTAGATATAGGCtacacacagaaatattgataaagaatgataaatgtcaatTGGAACAAGTCACAGATCAAATTAACACATCTGTTACGTAGGTTCGATCTGATGTCTAGTCTATCAgataagagaagaagaagaagaaccaaGAGAAAGCAAGTGAGGATGAAAGGCCACCTCTTTAGGAATGTTCAAAACAACATATAccaagaacacaaaacaatttggttCCGGTACATCGTGACCCAAACTAGAGACCTTCATAATTGAGACACAGAGATCATGCctgaaacttattattattttatgaccAGAAAATGCCTCCAgcatttaaaatttcatttaatttgtttgaagTATGTTTTATGAAGCGAGAATGTTCagcttttaaacaaaaattgttttgtgtcatatctatgatttgtttatttgttacgaagtaaaaaaaaaaaaaaaaaaaaagctgggtgaACATCTTCCAAGTGTGGTATTTCCATAACTTTTGCCATGGGTTGTATAAAGATTGAATAAAATCCCAATAACATGCATACTGGGTTGGGCATGAATATACAAATACTCATAAACCTGTAACTATGTACTCATTACATAGATACCTTCATGTTTTTCTGAGATGGGAGGAAATCAAAAACCCAGAGGAACCCACATGGGGCAATCTAGCATAGGCAACCAACTTACtttcatgtttttgggaggtggaagacCCAGTCCACCAATGAACTATCTAAGGTAATCAAAATACAGCCCTGAAGCTCACTCTTCAGATGAAGGCAGAAAGTATACGAAGTTCATCATATAGAGTGCCAATGCCCCAATCGAGTTCCAGTTTACTCTAGACTGATTGACTTTAGCATGAGCAAACAGCCTTGCAGACCCAGGGCATTTTAAATCAATAGAGAGTGTATTTGGCTAGGAGAACTGCCTGAACGTATATGGAACCTAGTCTGGTCACCCATTTTCaatacatttataattacagCATTTAAAGGTTGCTCTTATCCAGAACAACTTACAGAAGGACATTACAGTCTCCATCAAAATCATATCCTTATGCTCATCCTCATGCTAGTAATAGGACAGGATATAAGAATACCATCAAGCTTGAACCCTTTTTTATAGAAATTAGTATCGCAAGACAACAATAACGACAAGACAAAAACGCATAAGTCAAGGGATTtgccttgtttttatttatttatttatttatttatttatttatttttaaataaattcatgcTAATTTGAATGCTTcatgaagaggtaggtcttcaTTTTTTGCTTGAAGACAGACAGGACAAATTCATTCCACTACCACACTGCCAGTACAGAGAAGAGTCGTGAGGGATGGAGGGTCAAGCTGAGCTGTGCTAGAAGGGAATGGTCACTCATATCCTGCCAGCCACAGCCCTCCAGATTGGAAAATTTGCGCTACCGCTGACACATCTTGGCCAGCTGATTATCAAGCCCTTCATGAGTTGCATCAAGTCTGTTGGGAATTGGGAAAAATTCCAACGATGTGTGTCCCTAAGTCAATATATAAGAATGCCTGCAAATAAAGCTCATGATTATTTCTCATGGTAATTAAATTAAGTTGGAAATAACTAACTATATTTAAAACTGCTGAAAAGTAATGTTTTTACACACTTTGAGTGGCATGAAGAATCACTCAATTCAATACCACTTTTCATATTATCTTCTAATATAAACAAAGTCAGCTTATCTTTTTGTACAGAGGTACTATTATATATTACTCATTCTTTTCATAATTTATTTTAGCTTTCAGGTTTTCATATCATTTAGATCAgaggtcccccccccccccccccccccatatttcAGGAGACCAAGTACACTGATTAACTGTTCtatttaaaacattatatatatatatatatatatatatatatatatatatatatatatatatatatatatatatatatatatgcaactTAATCTATAACCTGTTTTTgatagatggagagatatttttgcttttgtttttttgtacttttagaAAACGATATAACGGACAGTTATGGagcatgaatgatcaaaaatgtttctgaacgcAGCTCGTCATCcgtgacattgttaaatctccggcctcagcctctcactgaacagagcagatgcagagagaggtgcgagtgcagcgggaaagcaagacctcgtgcttgcaggacagtactggcgatATTTGAAAAGTTGCTAAGTTTGTCCCAAAAGTCGcttggtgcttttttttgtaaaaaaaaaaaaaaaaaaaaaaaaaaaaaaaaaaaaaacctgctaaGGGGGTCtggaaagtcgctaagttggcaacactgatCTGCACTGACatctagataaaaggcaggctaagctccctctctccccaacaaaaacaaaatgcagagggagagggaacgcgaggtttttcatttatgcacattctattttaAAAGCAACAAAATACACCGAGTACCCAAATGGTGGGGTGAGGGGTGGAGGAGCCCCAGGAAGGTGAGGGGTAAGGAATACACACCTGTGGGGAATTCACCTGTGAACGTTCTCTGTTGCACTGCGACAAGGCGAGGATAAGAGGGAGAGAGCCACCAATACGACATGAATGTgttgaaaaaagaaagtaaaagaacGCTGAGAAGCGGATAAAGATAAAAAGGAGCAAAATAAAGAGATGAGTTGTGTCAAGCCTGCCTCCGCCTTCCTTCTCCTTGCCCGACCTCAAAGTTCTTCACAATCATATTTAGTGACAAGTATAACGAAGGACTTTAATAGTCTCCGCATGAGAGTATGACATTGACAATAATAGAAATATATAGTACAAAGGgacttcatttttaaaaatacatttatttaatcatcaAACACATGCTTTTACAACAGCAATAAAACAGAGTTGAGTGCTGTTAATGTAATCTTCACCCAGAGCTGAAAGGTCATTTATATATAGGGTAAAAAGAAACTTTTAAAAATCCCAATATATGTCATTGCCATATTTGTAACATGCCCATTAAACATATTATAACTGAGCCTAGTTTTGTTGCAGATCTTAATTTGCTATTTGGAAGCAGGCCAGTGCTAAAGACATAAATAAGCAGCCTTACTTGGGTGGCTTGTCAAAATGCTTTGTACTAGGAAACTCTCCTTTTTCTAAAAGGCTTGAACCTACTGTTACAGCAGTTccgctagggttagggtttgaaATAATCCCAAGAAAAAGTGGCGTTTTAGTGGAATCTTCTATAAGGGCCAAGAAAAAAGGCTGGTTGACTGTAAAAGAGGGATTGGAGCGGCTGATTGCTACACTGGTTGCAGCCGCAGCCTCTGCACCCTCCTCATTGATCTCAATGCTGGACTTGTGCTGTACACTGGAGACCAGCAGGGGTCCCGCTGAGATACCACCCAGATTAGGACTTGAGAACAGCTCCCCTAGACCtgaaaaaaagcatatttttattattcactgaattattattaaaatatcatAAAGGAGTTGATATTTGTCATAGTTTGATATTTGATTCCATTCATTTTCATAGTGAGTGGAATTAacctacatttaaaaacaatgccTTGTGCTGTACATGAACTAAATTAGAGTTCTGTCTTACCCATGTTTGTCAGGACCTCTTCAAGTTCCTGAGTAAAATCCAATTTGAATTTGGGGAGCTTAACCTGCATACTTCTCTCTCGTGGGAGGTGATTATATAGATCTGAGATATTCAGTTTGGCTGCAATGGCTGAAATGTCAACTGATCCTATTGTTGGCATTACGATTATCAGGCTCACATTCCCTTTGAATGGGAAACGAGCAATCTGCCAAATAGTAAGGACCAAAAGAAAAAGTGTACATTAGAGCAATGTCcgtgaaatgaacaaaatacagTTATGCAACATtatgaaacaaagacacaaaaatGTACATGATATTATTGATTTTCTGTCCCGTGTATACAAAGTTACCTGCGCATCGAGTTCATTATGGTTGAAAAGGCTGAGTGGGTATTTTGGCCCAAGCATCATGTCAACATTGACTATATGTTTTTCATCAACATAAAAAGGTTCACTGGAGGTAAAGTGAGGGTCAAAGCGCCGGAGCCACTCTcctgaaaaaaagtatttatattgatatattattGCGTTAGATAGTACACCTAAATTTAGTTAGGGCTGATAAACCGTTAAtaaattgttattaataatacataaaaaataataagtttAATCTCTATACCTTCAAACTCTTAACTCTTCAAATCTTAAATGACCCCATTTCCTAACACCACCTAATGAAAGGTAATTTATTTGATGCGTATACCAATAATACTTAAACataagtaattatttattttttaaaaacatttaaagtatttattctttttttaaacctatGGTTACCAATTGCCTGTGGTTAATTTTAAAGACATATAATGGCACAAACTTAAGAGGCTTATGTAAATTTAATAAAAGAATCCCAATATACTGTTTATGGCGAGTTTTCAATCAAGattcatcataaaaaaaattctattgaATGCACAAGCAGAAATATAATTATCCCAGTGTAAGGGAACAGTTTAATTAATTGCTacagatgtacacaaaaaataactaatgaatatattttttggaaTACTATTTCATTTCCAGCTGTCATGAAGTTCCCTTTTTTAATACAGAGCCAGTAttactttccaaaaaaaaaaaaaaaaaaaagacacacagcaTCACTGATATAAAGCACCACGGCCAAGGCTGGGAGCTAAACTAATCACTCTCACTACTAGCATCCACATGGTAGGTATATTCTTCCTACCTAAGGTTTGACTGTATAGCCTGAAGTTAACATGTTGGAGCAgcaattattttcttcttaacaAACAGTACAAAATTCTAAATTCAGTTCATTGTAAATGAGCCCTAAATAGAACTGATAAATGACCACCAAAaagcttagtttttttttttcatcttaaaAGTGTAGAAATGTCCAACTATACAGTTAGAGAATTATATGCCTACTAGAGGCTAAAATAATATTATGAATTGCCACCACTAAAATCAAACATTTAGAGGAGttgcatgcacaaataaattatatacatttccCAAACCaataatgtaatgtatgtaaCTAGAGTTTGCTAAAAATTTTCGCCAAAAAGCTCAAATTTGGTCTCATCGAGACCAGATAACATTTTCCATGTTTGCAGAGTTTGTAAAGATGCAACCAGGGCCCACTAGGGAGCAGTGTGTTATAATTCTAAACTACTGACCATGTAGGATGATTCAATATTACAGAACAGCTGTTATTGTATTACCTTTGTAGTGCACAGCATTGATAAGCATCATGATAAGGTTAGGAGGGAGACTAGACAGGAAGTCTGTGACATGACCATTTGTGGATTTCTCTACCCACTCATTGATCTCCTCCAAATCAGTCAAGGCCGCAGGCTTTGAATCATATATTTTGAGAGACTCCTCAATAAACTCCTGGTTTGGCTTAAATCCTTTAGAAAGAAAATATGTATAGATTTATCATATTTTCATCTTTTATAGAGACTAATGTCAGGATTAAGAACCTCTTCTACATCAGGTACACATCAATGACATTGACACAATGCATAATCTTTCCTTATGTCTGCAGCGAATATCATTGGGGtatgtttttttcctcactcaCCATCAGCAAGGTAGATGCGGCTGGCAATTTGCAGGGCATTTTTGCGGACATGGTGGAGAAGGCTTTTCAGTGCTTTGTGGTAGCATGGCACTGTATCAACATGTAAGCGTTGAAGGAGGAGCTCTTCTGTGTCATTCCTCGCTCCTGATAACCATACATacatcacactattaacattcTCTAAATGGTTGTCCCACTCATTCATGGCAagtttacaaaagaaaaaagtgaagcTACTGAATACACAAAATGGTGACAaattaagtaaaaaaacaaacaaac is a genomic window containing:
- the serpinf2b gene encoding serpin peptidase inhibitor, clade F (alpha-2 antiplasmin, pigment epithelium derived factor), member 2b isoform X1 is translated as MDLRLLVILFLCYCQQGWTDGLALLQEDVISEDENVSVIPFMSPMATSSPPIDVVSSRVSHTEEFTPDGFVTSSSTAENAESSSEEDLDELCGPLNSKELRQAIGNGIMKFGLELLENLKADAKQSNIIISPLSVSLALSQLALGARNDTEELLLQRLHVDTVPCYHKALKSLLHHVRKNALQIASRIYLADGFKPNQEFIEESLKIYDSKPAALTDLEEINEWVEKSTNGHVTDFLSSLPPNLIMMLINAVHYKGEWLRRFDPHFTSSEPFYVDEKHIVNVDMMLGPKYPLSLFNHNELDAQIARFPFKGNVSLIIVMPTIGSVDISAIAAKLNISDLYNHLPRERSMQVKLPKFKLDFTQELEEVLTNMGLGELFSSPNLGGISAGPLLVSSVQHKSSIEINEEGAEAAAATSVAISRSNPSFTVNQPFFLALIEDSTKTPLFLGIISNPNPSGTAVTVGSSLLEKGEFPSTKHFDKPPK
- the serpinf2b gene encoding serpin peptidase inhibitor, clade F (alpha-2 antiplasmin, pigment epithelium derived factor), member 2b isoform X2, giving the protein MDLRLLVILFLCYCQQGWTEDVISEDENVSVIPFMSPMATSSPPIDVVSSRVSHTEEFTPDGFVTSSSTAENAESSSEEDLDELCGPLNSKELRQAIGNGIMKFGLELLENLKADAKQSNIIISPLSVSLALSQLALGARNDTEELLLQRLHVDTVPCYHKALKSLLHHVRKNALQIASRIYLADGFKPNQEFIEESLKIYDSKPAALTDLEEINEWVEKSTNGHVTDFLSSLPPNLIMMLINAVHYKGEWLRRFDPHFTSSEPFYVDEKHIVNVDMMLGPKYPLSLFNHNELDAQIARFPFKGNVSLIIVMPTIGSVDISAIAAKLNISDLYNHLPRERSMQVKLPKFKLDFTQELEEVLTNMGLGELFSSPNLGGISAGPLLVSSVQHKSSIEINEEGAEAAAATSVAISRSNPSFTVNQPFFLALIEDSTKTPLFLGIISNPNPSGTAVTVGSSLLEKGEFPSTKHFDKPPK